Sequence from the Bacillota bacterium genome:
AGGCCGGACGGATGCTCACCGGGCGCTGCCCGAGCCCGAAGCCGGTGCCCCTGGCCTTCCGGCGCCAGGGGTCGCACGTCTGGGTGGAGCTGGTGGCGGAGCCGGCCACCCTGCCCATCGCGCCCGACCGCTGCTACCGGGCCTGGACCTTCGACGGGCAGGTGCCCGGGCCGGTCATCCGCCTGCGCCAGGGCGACCTCGTCACCTTCACGCTGGTCAACCGCGACCCCGAGATGGCCCACTCCATCGACTTCCACGCCGCGCGGACGCCCTGGAGCGTCAACTACCAGCCGGTCCTGCCCGGTCAACGCCTCACCTTCACCTTCCAGGCCGCCGACCCGGGGGTCTTCCTCTACCACTGCGGTGTGGCGCCCGCCATCCAGCACCTGGCCAACGGCATGTACGGCGCCGTCATCGTCGATCCCAAGGAAGGGCGCCCGCCGGCGCGCGAGTTCGTCCTGGTGGAGGGCGAGTGGTACCGCTCGGACGACCCCGACGCGCTGCCGACGCAGGCGCCCGTCTACACCGTCTTCAACGGCTATGCCGACCGCTACCTCCGCCACCCGCTCGCGGCGCGGCCGGGCGAGCGCGTCCGCTTCTACGTGGTCAACGCGGGGCCGAGCCGGTTCGCCTACTTCCACGTGATCGGCGCGATCTTCGACCGGGTCGAGACGGACGGGAATCCGGCCAACCTCCTCCGGGGCGTCGCCGGCGCCGTGATCGGGCCGGGCGGTGCCGCCGTCTTCGAGACCCGCTTCCCGGAGGCGGGCAAGTACCTCTTCGTCAACCATGCCTTTGCGGATGCGGCGCGCGGCGCGACGGGCGAGATCGACGTGCGCCCGCAGGCGCCCGCGCAGCCGCTCATGCCCATGGAGCCGTGAGCCGCGATGCGCGTCACCGTCGACCAGGAGATCTGCATCGGCTGCCCGTTCTGCGAGTCGGTCTGCATCGAGCTCTTCCGCGTGGACGGGGGTCTCGCCTTCGTCCTCCTCGACCCCGTCCCCCCGGAGCTCGAGGCGTGCGCCCGGGAGGCGGCGGAGGCCTGCCCGGTCGGGTGCATCGCGCTCCACGCCGACGACGAGCCGGTCGAGCCCCGCCTCCTGGCCTCGATCCTGCGGGAGCCCGCCCCCTGAGGCAGGGGCGCCGGGCGATCCGGCCGGACTCGCCCGGCGCCGGTCGCGAGGCTCTCGCCGGGCCGTGCCGGCGCTCCCGGCCGTGGTAGCCTTGCGGGAGGGGGAGGTCCATGCCCAGCGACGGCCGTGTCTCCGAGCTGCTGGCGCGGAGCCCGATCTTCACCGGCCTGGATCCGGGCTCCCTCGCGGCCATCGGCGCGCTGCTCCGCCGCCGGCAGCTGGCGCCCTCCCAGGTGCTCTTCGAACAGGGCGAGCCCGTCACCGACCTCTTCGTCATCGAGAGCGGCCTGATCAAAGCCTTCGTCCTGACGCCGGGAGGGCGGCAGCAGACCATCAACCTGCTGGGCGCGGGCGAGGTCGTGCCCCACGTGGGCTTCCTGGAAGGAAGCACCTATCCCGCCACCGCCACCGCCCTCGAGCCGACCACCCTCTGGGCGCTCGGGCGCGACCCGCTGATGGCGCTCCTCCGCCGGGACGCCCAGCTCGCCATCCGCCTCCTGGAGATCACCGCCCGGCGGCTGGCCGAGCTCCAGCACCGGCTCCAGGAGACCGCGCTGGGCGACCTCCGCCAGCGCGTGGCCTATGCGCTGGTCCGCCTGGCGAGCGAGCACGGGCGCGGCGAGGGCCGCTGGCGGACGCTCCCGGCGGGGATCACGCACCAGGAGATCGCCAACCTGGCGGGGGTCAGCCGCGAGAGCGTCAGCCGCATGATGAGCCGCTTCCAGCGGAACGGCTGGGTGCGCGAGGGAGCGGAAGGCCATCGCCTGGACGTGGCGGCGCTCGCCCGGGAGATGGAGGGGTTCGACCGCCGCTGAGGGAGGGCCGTCCTTCGGCCCCTCGCCCGGTCGCGCTAGGGCGGACACCCGATTGCCTCCACTCGGATCCTTGTTCTGTGAGCCCTCTCACTTCGCGCGTCGCTCTCCTCGCCTACGGTGGTCGCGGGACGACGCTCCGGCCGGTGGCTTCCGGGGGGCACCTGGCCTGCGGGCGGTCCGCGAGATGCTCTCCGCGAGACGCTCTGGAGACGCTCCGGGAGGAGGCGGGGGCCATGCCGGCCCTGGCATTCGATCAGAAGCCCTTCATCGTCATCTGGGAGACGACGCGTGCCTGCCAGCTGGCCTGCCGCCACTGCCGGGCGCGGGCGGTGCGCCGGCGCCACCCCGGCGAGCTGAGCACCGAAGAGGCCTTCGGCCTCGTCGACCAGCTGGTGGAGATGGACCGGCCGCTCTTCGTGCTGACAGGCGGCGACCCCATGGAGCGCGACGACCTGGTGGAGATCGTCCGCTACGCCAGCGCGCGGGGGCTCGTCACCTCCATCACGCCCAGCGCCACGCCCAGGGTGACCTTCGAGCGCATGCGGGCGTTGCGCGAGGCCGGTCTCGCCCACTGGGCGTTCAGCCTGGACGGCTCCACCCCGGAGATCCACGACCGCTTCCGCGGGTTCCCCGGGACCTTCGCCCTGACCATGGAGAGAATCGGCTGGCTTCGGCAGCTCGGGATCCCCCTGCAGATCAACACCACCGTCAGCCGTTTCAACGTGGACGACCTGCCGGCCATGGCGGAGCTGGTGGAACGGCTGGGGGCGGTCCGCTGGAGCCTCTTCTTCCTGATCCCCACCGGCCGCGCGCGCCTGGGCGACCTGCTCTCGCCCGAACAGCACGAGCAGGTCCTGCTCTGGCTCGACGACCTGAGCCGGCAGGTGCCGTATGACATCAAGACCACCGAGGGGCCCCAGATCCGCCGCATCCGGGCGATGCGCGAGGCGGCGGCGACGGGAGGAGGGTCGCCGTCCGCGGAGGACGCCGAGGTCGTCGAGACGGCGACGGAGGCCGGTCGGAGGGAGGCGGGGGGCGTCCCGCGCAGCCGGCGGCCGGTCTGGGACGGAAACGGCATCCTCTTCGTCTCCCACGTGGGGGAGGTGTACCCGTCCGGCTTCCTCCCCGTGGTCGTGGGCAGCGTGCGCGAGACGCCCCTGGCCCGGCTCTACCAGGGGTCGCCCGTCCTGCAGGCGCTGCGCGACCCCTCCCGGTACCGAGGGAAGTGCGGCTACTGCCCGTTCCGCCGGCTCTGCGGCGGCTCGCGGGCACGCGCCTATGCCGTGACGGGAGAGTACCTGGAGGCCGATCCCTTCTGCACCTACATTCCCGACCCGCGCGCCGCCGCGCGGGAAGGGACCGGGGCTAGGGCGGGCTGAGCCGCGGCTCCGGCCGGCGCCGTTCTCCCAGCGGATGTGGATCGAGAAAGGGGGGAAGGCCGGATGCAGCCGCTGACCCTGGAGCGGCGCCCGGAGGCGGCTCTGCCCCTCGGCCAGATGGCCCTGGCCACGGCCGGCCTGGCGCTCTTCTCGCTCGCCGTCGGCCTGCTCGGGCCGGACCTGTTCGGGCCGGACGGCTGGCGAACCCCGGCGGCGCTCCTGACGGTTCACCTGGCGACGCTCGCCTGGTTGACGCCCTTGATGATGGGCGCGCTCTACCAGCTCGTCCCCGTGGTGCTCCACCTGCCCCTGGCGCTGCCGGGCTGGGCCGTTCCGGCCCGGCGTGTCTACACGCTGGGGCTGGTGCTCTTTCTCGCGGGCCTGGCCGCATGGAGCGGCGTGCCGGGCTTCGGCTGGCTGGCCGCCCGGCCCTCGGCCGCCTGGATCAGCCTGGCCGCCGGAGGAAGCCTCCTCGCCCTGGCGATCCTCGTCTTCCTGGTGCAGATGGGCTTCACGCTGGCCGGCCTGCGGCAGGCCGGCTGGAGCCTGCAGGCGGCGGCGGTGCTGGCGGCCCTTCTGGCGCTGGCGGCTGTCGCCGGCTGGGGGCTGACGCTCGCCCTCAACCTGCGGCTCGGCTTCCTGGGGGCCGGGGTGGAGAAGCAGCTGGCGATCCACGTGACGCTGGGGCTGGGCGGGTGGTTCGGCAGCCTGGCCATGGGCGTCGGCTACCAGCTGATCCCCATGTTTGCGCCGACGCGCCACCTGGAGCTGCCGGAGGCCGGCTGGGTGCTGGGCGCTTGGCTGCTCGGCCTCGCCGGCGTCCTGGGCGGCCTCTGGCTTGCGCCTGCGAGCGTACGCTGGCTTCTTCTCCTCCCCGGGGCCTCCATGGTCGCCTGGGCCGGCGACGTCGTGCGCATCGTCCGCCGCCGCAGCCGCTCCCAGCCCATGCCCCTGGTCACCCGCTTCAGCCTGGCGGCCGCCCTGACCCTGGGCGCGGCCGCCCTCTGGGCGATGGCCGCCGCCTGGGGTCGGGCTCCGGGCGCGCCGGTGGCGCTGGGCGGCTTCCTGGCGCTGGCCGGTTACACGCTCCTGGGGGTGGGTCAGATGTTCAAGATCGTCCCCTTCGTCCTCTGGCAGCGCCTCTACCTGGCGGCAGGAAGCGTGCGCCCCTCCCCGGCGGCCCTCGCCTCGCCGCCACCCCCGCTCAAGACCGGTCTCTGGCTTCCCGAGCCTCCTGCGCAGCTGGCCCTGCCGCTCTTCCTGGTCGCCCTGGGGCTGGTCGCGGCGGGCGCGGCCGGCGGCCTCCCCGCCCTCCTCGTCCCGGGCTGCGTCCTCTGGGGGCTGGCCGGCCTGCTCTCGACCGGCCTGATCGGCTGGGCCTACCGGGCGGCGGCCCGCTCCGCCCGGGCGCTGGAGGGGTCCCGGCTGCGGTGATATCCTCCCGGCCGGGGGGGCGGACGTTGGAAGCGACCGGCGGGGAGCCGGCGCGGGGCGGGGACCGGCTCGAACTTCCCCGGGGGCTGGTGCGGGAGATGCTGGCCTACGCACGGAGCCAGCTCCCCAACGAGGCGTGCGGTCTCCTGGGCGGCCGGGCCGGCCGGGCCGAGCGCTTCTATCCGGCCACGAACCAGGAAGCCAGCCCCACCGCCTACTCCATCCCGGCGGAGGAACTCCTCCGTATCCTCACGAGCCTCGAAGGCGAGCAGCTCGAGCTGGTCGCCGTCTTCCACTCGCACCCGCGCGGTCGCGCCTATCCCTCGCCCGTCGACATCCGCCAGGCGTACTACCCGGAGGCCGTCTACCTGATCGCCTCGCTGGCCGGACCGGAGCCGGAGCTGCGCGGCTACCGCATCCGGCGCGGACGGGCGGAGAGGGTCGCCCTGGCGTTCCCGGGCGAAGGGAGCGCCTGGCGAGGGCGGCCCGAGGGGGCAACCGGGCGACTTTAGCAAGTTTCGGTTGGGAATAGTTGACGGAGCAGCGCCGGGGTGCAAGACTTCCGGTAAGGACCCCACGCGCGCAACAGTCAGCTGGCAGCATTCGCAGGGGAGGGGGCGCGGGCGATGTCGCAGGCCGGGCTCGAAGAGGAGCTGGAGCCGGAGCCGAGCCATGCCGGCCCGGTCCTCTGCGGGGAGTTCCAGCGCGCCGCGGAGCTGGTCGGGCGGCGCTGGGTGGTGGAGATCCTCTGGACGCTGGGCGAGGGACCGCTGCGCTTCATGCAGATCCGGCGGCGTGTGCCCGGGTTGAGCGACCGTCTCCTCTCGCAGCGCCTTCAGGAGCTGGAGCGGGAAGAGCTCGTGGCGCGCGAGGTGGACGCCTCCTCGCGCCCGGTTCGGGTCGCCTACGCGCTCACCTCCAGGGGCCGCGGGCTGGTCCAGGTGCTCCGCCACCTCCACGGCTGGGCTCACCAGTGGGTCTGAACGAAGCCTGGCGGCGCCGGAGGTTGACGCCTCACGCTCCCGCTTCGGTGAGGACGAGAAAGGGTCCCCGGGCCCGGTGGACTCGCTCGACGCCCAAGCCGGCCCGTACCACGTTCTCCGCGCGCGCCGGTCGATGCGGGTGCCTCTCGGACCGGCCACCAGCGGGTCGGAGGGATTCCTCGGCGGGCCGATGAACGGCCGGTGCCCAGGGCCGGACCGGGCACCCTGCAGAAGACGCAAGTGGCCAGCACCGTGTCGACCGAGCCGTCGCGGAAGGCCAGCCGTCGTGCGTCCGCCGCCTGGAGGATGACGGGGAGAGGGGCCTTCCCGTCCCGGGCATGTGCCAGCCTCTTCGGGCTGAAGTCGACGCCCGCCACCTCGCGGGTGGCGGCGGGACCGTCAAGGGGCGGGTTCTTCCCAGTGCCCGCGCCGATTTCCAGCGTCCGGCCCCGTGCCCGGAGCAGCGTCCGGCGGCGCCAGCCGTCTCGGATCCACCCATCCATGACGTCACAGACCCCAGACCCGGGCGTTCCGGTCCGCCTTGCGGCGAACCCTCTCGCTGAGGCGATCGCCGGGCGCGCCGCCTTCCCTCCGTGAGAACCCGTGAGCCGATCTGGGCGACGCGCCTCCCGGCGGAGGCGTCGGGCAGGAAACGCCTGCCATTGCCAGGCGGCAGGAGGCCGCGCATGAATAGATGAGCACATCGCATGCCTGGGCCCAAATCCCGTCCAGAGGGAGGCGGATGCGGCGGTGGATGAGGAGGTCATCCTCACCCAGGAAGGCTTGAAGAAGCTGGAGAGCGAGCTCGAGGAGCTGAAGAGGCGGCGGTTGGTGGTGGCCGCCCGGCTCCATGACGCCCGGGAACTGGGCGACCTCTCGGAGAACGGCGAGTACCAGGCGGCGCGGGAGGAGCAGGGCCAGCTGGAACGCCGGATCGCCGCGCTCGAGGCGACGCTCCAGAAGGCCAGGGTCGCCGACCCCCGCAGCAGCGATCCCGGCGCCATCGCGGTCGGCTCCCGGGTCGAGGTGGAGGTGGAGGACCCCGACGACCCGGGGCGCGAGGTGCTCCGGATCGTCGGGCCCTCCGAGGCGGACCCGGCCGCCGGCCGGATCTCCTACCAGTCGCCGGTGGGCTCCGCCCTCATGGGACGGAGGGCCGGCGAGACGGTGGAGGTGAAGCTTCCCGGCGGCGCGCTGGTCCGCTACAAGGTGCTGGATGTCCGGGTCGACGAACCGGCGTCCGGCTGAGGCCAGGGTCGGCCGGCCCGCTCACCAGACGCGGATCCGGCCCCGGTAGCGCTCCATCCGGCGCGCGTTCCGCTCGCTGGCGCCGTCCAGGTTCCCGCTCTCCCAGACCGGCGGCTCGAGGCCGCGCTCGACCAGCAGCGCGGCGGCGAGCGCGAAGATCGCCTGGACGGCGAAGATCCCCACCACCCCGGAGGCCGGAGCCAGCGGCTGCTCCAGGCCGGGGAGGCGGAGGAGACCTTCACCCAGGGGCGTTCCGGTGTCCACCACCACGTCGGCCACCTCGTAGAGCTTCCGGCCGGAGGAGTGGCGCGAGCCCACCGCCTGCGAGTACGGCAGGCTGGTGATGGCCACCACCGGAACGCCCCGCGCCCGGGCCTCCATCGCCACCTCGATGGGAGCCGCATTCCTCCCCGAGTTGGAGATCACGATCAGCACGTCGGCCGGGGTGAGCCTCCGGTGTTCGACGATCGCGCGCCCGAAGCCCTCCAGGCGCTCCAGGAACTCGCTCTTGGTCACGTCCTGGTGGCCGGTCAGGCTGGGCTCGAGGATGGCGTCGACCGGCACCAGGACGCCCGCCCGGTAGGCGACCTCCTCGGCGACCAGATGGGAGTGGCCCGTGCCGAAGGTGAAGACCACGCCCCCGCCCGCCACCGCATCCGCCACCAGCCTGGCCGCCTGCTCGACGGCGCCGGCCTCCCGCTCCACCAACCGTCTCAGCAGCGCCTCCACCCTGCGGCCATACTCCTGCAATACCTCTGCCGGCTTCATGCTCAGCCTCCTTCGGTCGCGGTCCCTTCCCGGGCCGCGAACCCACCTTCGCAACCGCCGGGCGCCTCTCCTCGCGCCGGCCTCACCCCGGCACCGGCAACGGGACGCGGCCCGGGAAGGGCGGCAGGCCGAAGGTGACCGCCACCACGCGCCGGATGGCGTCGGGGTGGGGGAGGAGGACGTCGGCGCCCGCGGGGGTGACCCAGTTGCTGACGGCGCCGTTGGCGTAGGCGAGGAGGCCGTGGGCGACGCGGTCCTGGGGGACGGCCTCCAGGGCGGCGGCGTAGGCGAGGACCTGGCCGGCGGGGAAGTCGGTGCGGATCGTCCTGCCCAGGTCGTCCAGGATGCGGGGGATCCGGGGCAGGTTCTGGACGCGCAGGAACTGCTGCTTGAGGGCGAGCAGGAGCTGCTGCTGGCGCTGGGCGCGGCCCAGGTCGCCCAGGGGGTCGGCGTGGCGCTCGCGCACGTAGTCCAGGGCCATCTGGCCGTCCATGTGCTGGACGCCCTTGGGGATGAGCAGGTGCCGGTAGTGGATCATGTCGGGGGCGGGGAAGCGGGGGTCGTCGAGGGTGTAGGGGACGTCGACGGTCACCCCGCCGAGGTCGTCGATCAGGCGGCGGAAGCTGTCGTAGTCGAGGACGACGTAGTAGTCGGGGCGGATGCCGGTCAGCTGGGCGACCACCTGCTTGACCAGCGGCGCGCCGCCGAGCTCGTAGGCGGTGTTGATGCGGTCGTGGCCGTGGCCGGGGATGGGGACCCAGAGGTCGCGCGGGATGGAGAGGAGCGCGGCGCGCTGGCGGCCGGGATCGAGCCGGGCGAGCAGGATGGAGTCGGTCAGGGGCGGCTGGTGGAGCGTCTGCGCCTGCTGGACGCCCAGCACCAGCACCGAGACCGGCGGCAGATCCCCGGTCATCGCCTCGGCCACGGAGACCGCGGGTGGGGCGGTCGCCGCCCGCGCCGCCGGCGGCAGCCTGGGCGCGAAGGAGCGGTGGGCCCCGGCCGCGGCGAGGAGCGCCAGGAGGAGGAAGGAGGCTCCGGCGAGAAGCCAGCGGCGGCGCCCGGGTTCAGGGAGGTCCCCCCGCGCGGGGGAGGGGGGCGGGGGCGCGGCCGGGGCGGCGCTGTCGCGCTGTGCTTCCTGGTTCACGGGTGCTCCTCCTCTCCGCGTTCGGGTGGGAGAAGGATGTGCGGAGGGCAGGCGCTTCTTGCACTTGGTCACCTTGTACGCCGCCCGGTGCCGGATCAGACCGGGGACGAGGCGAGCGAGGAAGGGGGCGCGGCGATGACCGGCTCTGCGGCCGCCGGAACGCCCGGGGTGGAGCTTCCGCGGCGCGAGATCCCGGGGAGCCGGGTCTGGATCCCCGTCATGGGCCAGGGCACCTGGGGGATGGGGGAGGCGCGGGCCCGCTTCGCGGCGGAGGTGGAGGCGCTCCGCCTGGGCATCGAGGAGGGGCTGACGCTCATCGACACCGCCGAGTTCTACGGGGCGGGCGGTGCGGAGCGGGTGGTGGGCGAGGCGGTCCGTGACTGCCGGGAGCGGGTCTTCCTGGTCACCAAGCTCTGGCCTTCGCACGCCGGGCGGAGCGAGGCGCTGGCCGCCCTGTCGTCGGCGCTCAAGCGGCTCGGCACGGAGTACGTGGACGCGGTCCTCCTCCACTGGCCCACCCGATCGGTGCCCCTCGAGGAGACGCTGGCGGCCTTCCGGGAGATGCGGGAACGGGGCCTCGCCCGCTTCACCGGCGTCAGCAACTTCGACCTCCGCTGGCTCCAGGCCGCCGGCCGGGCGCTGGGGAGCGGAGAGCGGCTGGTCTTCGACGAGATCCCCTACGGTCTGGGCGACCGGCGCGCCGAGCGCTCGGTCCTGCCCTGGGTCAGGGAGCATGGGCTGCTGGCCCTGGCGTACAGCCCCCTGGCCCACGGCCGCTTCCGCCGCTGGCAGGGCTGGGAGCGGCTGGAGGCATTGGCCCGGCGGCTCGGGCGGACCGCCACCCAGCTGGCGCTGGCCTGGCTGGTCCGGCAGCCGGCGGTGGTCGCCATCCCCAAGGCGGTGCGGCCGGAGCACATCCGGCAGAACGCCGAAGCGGCCCGCCTCCCGCTGGACGAGGCGACCCTGGCCGAGATCGAGGCGGCCTTCCCCGCTCCCGGGCGGGAGCTGCGACCGGCGCTCCCGCCCTACAACCTCTTCTTCCGGCTGGCCTGGGCCGCGACGCACCGGCGGGCACCGGGCGGCCCGGCCTGAGCGGGCGGCAGCTGCAGGCCGCTCACCGCCACGGACGGGCCAGGAGGTGGAGGGCGCGGCGGGGGAGGATCCACCGCCCCTCCTCGGTGAGGAGGGCGAGGCTCCCCGGATCCCCTTCCACCGGCTGGACGGAGAGGACGCGGACCGGCCGTCCGTCCACCCAGATACAGCTGACGGAACCCAGCTCGTCATACCCCAGGTTGAGGCGGAGCGCTTCAGGGCCGCCGGCCGGGCCGGCGGCCGGCTCCCCGGCGGGCGGGCGCGGAGGGCCCTCCTCGCCCGGGGGCCGGCCGTGTCCGTCCGCCGCTTCCTCCCCCTCGACCGGGCCGGGGGGTTCCTCGGACCGCTTGGTCTCGT
This genomic interval carries:
- the greA gene encoding transcription elongation factor GreA, with product MDEEVILTQEGLKKLESELEELKRRRLVVAARLHDARELGDLSENGEYQAAREEQGQLERRIAALEATLQKARVADPRSSDPGAIAVGSRVEVEVEDPDDPGREVLRIVGPSEADPAAGRISYQSPVGSALMGRRAGETVEVKLPGGALVRYKVLDVRVDEPASG
- a CDS encoding M67 family metallopeptidase; this encodes MEATGGEPARGGDRLELPRGLVREMLAYARSQLPNEACGLLGGRAGRAERFYPATNQEASPTAYSIPAEELLRILTSLEGEQLELVAVFHSHPRGRAYPSPVDIRQAYYPEAVYLIASLAGPEPELRGYRIRRGRAERVALAFPGEGSAWRGRPEGATGRL
- a CDS encoding LCP family protein, whose protein sequence is MNQEAQRDSAAPAAPPPPSPARGDLPEPGRRRWLLAGASFLLLALLAAAGAHRSFAPRLPPAARAATAPPAVSVAEAMTGDLPPVSVLVLGVQQAQTLHQPPLTDSILLARLDPGRQRAALLSIPRDLWVPIPGHGHDRINTAYELGGAPLVKQVVAQLTGIRPDYYVVLDYDSFRRLIDDLGGVTVDVPYTLDDPRFPAPDMIHYRHLLIPKGVQHMDGQMALDYVRERHADPLGDLGRAQRQQQLLLALKQQFLRVQNLPRIPRILDDLGRTIRTDFPAGQVLAYAAALEAVPQDRVAHGLLAYANGAVSNWVTPAGADVLLPHPDAIRRVVAVTFGLPPFPGRVPLPVPG
- a CDS encoding ferredoxin — translated: MRVTVDQEICIGCPFCESVCIELFRVDGGLAFVLLDPVPPELEACAREAAEACPVGCIALHADDEPVEPRLLASILREPAP
- a CDS encoding Crp/Fnr family transcriptional regulator, whose amino-acid sequence is MPSDGRVSELLARSPIFTGLDPGSLAAIGALLRRRQLAPSQVLFEQGEPVTDLFVIESGLIKAFVLTPGGRQQTINLLGAGEVVPHVGFLEGSTYPATATALEPTTLWALGRDPLMALLRRDAQLAIRLLEITARRLAELQHRLQETALGDLRQRVAYALVRLASEHGRGEGRWRTLPAGITHQEIANLAGVSRESVSRMMSRFQRNGWVREGAEGHRLDVAALAREMEGFDRR
- a CDS encoding multicopper oxidase domain-containing protein; translated protein: MQGKPTVRWKLLSTAALLAAVAFVAGCSSAASPAGGGGEPAATKGPQAAAQGPQAAAEAGRMLTGRCPSPKPVPLAFRRQGSHVWVELVAEPATLPIAPDRCYRAWTFDGQVPGPVIRLRQGDLVTFTLVNRDPEMAHSIDFHAARTPWSVNYQPVLPGQRLTFTFQAADPGVFLYHCGVAPAIQHLANGMYGAVIVDPKEGRPPAREFVLVEGEWYRSDDPDALPTQAPVYTVFNGYADRYLRHPLAARPGERVRFYVVNAGPSRFAYFHVIGAIFDRVETDGNPANLLRGVAGAVIGPGGAAVFETRFPEAGKYLFVNHAFADAARGATGEIDVRPQAPAQPLMPMEP
- a CDS encoding TIGR04053 family radical SAM/SPASM domain-containing protein: MPALAFDQKPFIVIWETTRACQLACRHCRARAVRRRHPGELSTEEAFGLVDQLVEMDRPLFVLTGGDPMERDDLVEIVRYASARGLVTSITPSATPRVTFERMRALREAGLAHWAFSLDGSTPEIHDRFRGFPGTFALTMERIGWLRQLGIPLQINTTVSRFNVDDLPAMAELVERLGAVRWSLFFLIPTGRARLGDLLSPEQHEQVLLWLDDLSRQVPYDIKTTEGPQIRRIRAMREAAATGGGSPSAEDAEVVETATEAGRREAGGVPRSRRPVWDGNGILFVSHVGEVYPSGFLPVVVGSVRETPLARLYQGSPVLQALRDPSRYRGKCGYCPFRRLCGGSRARAYAVTGEYLEADPFCTYIPDPRAAAREGTGARAG
- a CDS encoding aldo/keto reductase, with translation MTGSAAAGTPGVELPRREIPGSRVWIPVMGQGTWGMGEARARFAAEVEALRLGIEEGLTLIDTAEFYGAGGAERVVGEAVRDCRERVFLVTKLWPSHAGRSEALAALSSALKRLGTEYVDAVLLHWPTRSVPLEETLAAFREMRERGLARFTGVSNFDLRWLQAAGRALGSGERLVFDEIPYGLGDRRAERSVLPWVREHGLLALAYSPLAHGRFRRWQGWERLEALARRLGRTATQLALAWLVRQPAVVAIPKAVRPEHIRQNAEAARLPLDEATLAEIEAAFPAPGRELRPALPPYNLFFRLAWAATHRRAPGGPA
- a CDS encoding helix-turn-helix domain-containing protein — its product is MSQAGLEEELEPEPSHAGPVLCGEFQRAAELVGRRWVVEILWTLGEGPLRFMQIRRRVPGLSDRLLSQRLQELEREELVAREVDASSRPVRVAYALTSRGRGLVQVLRHLHGWAHQWV
- a CDS encoding SIS domain-containing protein, translating into MKPAEVLQEYGRRVEALLRRLVEREAGAVEQAARLVADAVAGGGVVFTFGTGHSHLVAEEVAYRAGVLVPVDAILEPSLTGHQDVTKSEFLERLEGFGRAIVEHRRLTPADVLIVISNSGRNAAPIEVAMEARARGVPVVAITSLPYSQAVGSRHSSGRKLYEVADVVVDTGTPLGEGLLRLPGLEQPLAPASGVVGIFAVQAIFALAAALLVERGLEPPVWESGNLDGASERNARRMERYRGRIRVW